The proteins below are encoded in one region of Corynebacterium felinum:
- a CDS encoding TIGR02611 family protein, with the protein MSSMREAVAAKVEAITRQHELMKTKRYGFLVRPTVLCIGWLVVVFGLITIPFPGPGWLTVFIGVGILSLELHWASRLLAWGVKTYDRFHTWYRGRSRAVRYGLVTASCAVVWVVVGTTVFAAWKLGAFPALDPVMHAMM; encoded by the coding sequence ATGTCCAGTATGCGCGAAGCCGTGGCAGCTAAGGTTGAGGCGATCACACGTCAACATGAGCTGATGAAAACTAAGCGTTACGGATTTTTGGTCCGCCCAACCGTGCTGTGTATCGGCTGGTTGGTTGTCGTTTTCGGGTTGATCACCATTCCTTTTCCTGGCCCTGGTTGGCTCACTGTTTTTATTGGCGTGGGTATCTTGAGCCTTGAATTGCATTGGGCATCACGCCTTCTTGCGTGGGGTGTGAAAACCTATGACCGTTTCCACACGTGGTATCGGGGGCGCTCGCGTGCAGTGCGCTACGGGTTGGTCACAGCCTCATGCGCAGTCGTGTGGGTTGTTGTGGGTACAACAGTATTTGCTGCGTGGAAGCTGGGCGCATTCCCCGCACTCGACCCAGTGATGCACGCAATGATGTAA
- a CDS encoding CoA-acylating methylmalonate-semialdehyde dehydrogenase, with product MIVNHIINGVESPNFETHSTSPIYNPATGEHIRDVVLADTATREHAIASAEAALPAWRATGMAKRSHIMFKLREIITSRSEELARIISEEHGKTLADAHGEITRGLENVEFCAGLTHHMKGEYLQQAAHGIDVHQSRQPLGVVACITPFNFPAMVPLWMITTAIAAGNTVILKPSEKDPSAANWIAAAFRDAGLPDGVLNVLHGDQHTVEYLLETPRVKAISFVGSTPVAKAIYSSASAAGKRVQALGGAKNHMVVMPDADLDAAADAAISAGFGSAGERCMAISVVVAVGNIADELVEKIVQRAHQITLGVYDDPKTDMGPVITRQSLERITTFVAEAEKHGATVVVDGRDWDRTHLNPNGYFIGPSIIDHVSAGMPCYDEEIFGPVLCIARVDNYAQALEMINSNPYANGTAIFTRDGRTAREFEVGIEVGMVGINVPIPVPIGAFSFGGWKNSLYGDTHMYGPESFHFYTRRKVVTTRWPLPDESQINLGFPTN from the coding sequence ATGATCGTCAACCACATCATCAACGGCGTCGAAAGCCCCAACTTCGAAACACACAGCACAAGCCCCATCTACAACCCCGCCACCGGCGAACACATCCGCGACGTTGTGCTCGCCGATACTGCCACACGCGAACACGCCATCGCCAGCGCCGAAGCCGCCCTACCTGCCTGGCGCGCAACAGGCATGGCCAAACGCTCCCACATCATGTTTAAACTGCGCGAAATCATCACAAGCCGCAGCGAGGAACTCGCCCGAATCATCTCCGAAGAGCACGGAAAAACACTCGCCGATGCGCACGGGGAAATCACCCGCGGGCTCGAAAACGTCGAATTCTGCGCGGGGCTAACCCACCACATGAAAGGCGAATACCTGCAACAAGCCGCGCACGGCATCGACGTGCACCAAAGCCGCCAACCGCTCGGCGTCGTCGCCTGCATCACCCCCTTTAACTTCCCCGCCATGGTCCCGCTGTGGATGATCACCACCGCCATCGCCGCAGGTAATACCGTGATCCTCAAACCCAGCGAAAAAGACCCCTCCGCCGCAAACTGGATCGCCGCAGCATTCCGCGACGCTGGGCTTCCCGACGGCGTACTCAACGTGCTTCACGGCGACCAGCATACGGTGGAATATCTGCTGGAAACCCCACGGGTCAAAGCCATCAGCTTCGTCGGGTCCACCCCTGTTGCCAAAGCCATCTACAGCAGTGCCAGCGCAGCCGGCAAACGCGTCCAAGCACTCGGCGGTGCGAAAAACCACATGGTCGTCATGCCCGACGCTGATCTCGACGCCGCCGCCGATGCCGCAATCTCCGCCGGATTCGGTTCCGCCGGCGAACGCTGCATGGCCATCTCCGTGGTCGTCGCTGTCGGAAATATCGCCGATGAACTGGTAGAAAAAATCGTCCAACGCGCACACCAGATCACCCTTGGTGTCTACGACGACCCGAAAACCGACATGGGCCCTGTGATCACCCGCCAATCCCTCGAACGCATCACCACCTTTGTTGCCGAAGCAGAAAAGCATGGGGCCACAGTGGTCGTCGACGGCCGCGACTGGGATCGAACACACCTCAACCCCAACGGCTACTTTATCGGCCCCAGCATCATCGACCACGTCAGTGCCGGAATGCCCTGCTACGACGAAGAAATCTTCGGCCCCGTCCTATGCATAGCCCGCGTTGACAACTACGCACAAGCACTAGAGATGATCAACTCCAACCCCTATGCCAATGGCACCGCCATCTTCACTCGAGACGGCCGCACCGCCCGCGAATTTGAAGTCGGCATCGAAGTCGGAATGGTGGGCATCAACGTCCCCATCCCAGTACCCATTGGGGCATTCTCTTTCGGCGGGTGGAAAAACTCCCTCTATGGCGACACCCACATGTACGGGCCGGAATCCTTCCACTTCTATACCCGCCGCAAAGTAGTGACCACCCGCTGGCCGCTGCCAGACGAATCCCAGATCAACCTTGGATTCCCCACCAACTAA
- a CDS encoding aspartate aminotransferase family protein, whose translation MRGQACILGGVSTYDTQTRTRAMSSNADVKKLDRSYVFHSWSAQDLIDPLPVHSGEGSYFWDFEGNRYLDFSSQLVNLNLGHQHPRLINAIKQQADTLCTLAPSFADKTRSELAERIVNAAGSDTFSSVFFTNGGAEAVENAVRMARLHTNRRKVMAMYRSYHGATSTAISLTGDPRRWANEPGDSSVVHFFGPYPYRSPFYSSSDEEETTRALEHLNHQIQVEGPNTIAAIIIESVVGTNGILVPPPGYLEGVRKICDTYGILYIADEVMAGFGRTGTIFAFQNFNVTPDLITFAKGVNSGYIPLGGVVISKPVRDTFSTRSFPGGLTYSGHPLACAPGVETFKIFEEEKILEHVQQLAREVVAPRLEQLKNTHDCVGDVRGLGLFWAIELVKDKNTREPLVPFNPTPEENAPMNALVAECKKRGLWPLTHFNRMHVAPPLTISADELNAGLDIIDQALSSVF comes from the coding sequence ATGCGGGGACAAGCATGCATACTAGGGGGTGTGAGTACCTACGATACACAGACAAGGACACGCGCCATGAGCAGCAATGCAGATGTGAAAAAACTCGACCGCAGCTACGTCTTCCACTCTTGGTCCGCCCAAGATCTCATCGACCCACTGCCCGTCCACTCCGGTGAAGGCAGCTACTTTTGGGACTTTGAAGGCAACCGCTACCTCGACTTTTCCTCCCAACTAGTCAACCTCAACCTCGGCCACCAACACCCCCGCCTGATCAACGCGATCAAACAACAAGCCGATACCTTGTGCACACTCGCCCCCAGCTTCGCCGATAAAACCCGCTCCGAACTTGCCGAGCGAATCGTCAACGCAGCTGGCTCCGACACATTCTCCAGCGTGTTTTTCACCAACGGTGGGGCAGAAGCCGTGGAAAACGCCGTGCGCATGGCACGCCTGCACACTAACCGTCGCAAAGTTATGGCCATGTACCGCTCCTACCACGGTGCAACCTCCACCGCGATCAGCCTCACCGGCGATCCTAGGCGTTGGGCGAACGAACCCGGCGACAGTTCAGTTGTCCACTTTTTCGGCCCCTACCCCTACCGCTCACCCTTCTATTCCAGTAGCGACGAAGAAGAAACCACGCGGGCACTCGAACATCTCAACCACCAAATCCAAGTCGAAGGCCCCAACACTATCGCCGCGATCATCATCGAATCCGTTGTCGGAACCAACGGCATCCTCGTGCCCCCACCCGGCTACCTCGAAGGGGTACGTAAAATCTGCGATACCTACGGCATCCTTTATATTGCGGATGAGGTCATGGCCGGATTTGGCCGCACCGGCACGATATTCGCCTTCCAAAACTTCAACGTCACCCCAGATTTGATCACCTTCGCCAAAGGCGTCAACTCCGGCTACATCCCCTTGGGTGGTGTGGTTATTTCCAAGCCTGTTCGCGACACCTTCTCCACCCGCAGCTTCCCCGGTGGCCTCACCTATTCTGGGCACCCCCTCGCCTGCGCGCCGGGTGTGGAAACCTTCAAGATTTTTGAGGAAGAAAAAATCCTTGAGCACGTCCAGCAGCTCGCCCGCGAAGTAGTGGCCCCACGCCTAGAACAGCTGAAAAACACCCACGACTGTGTCGGTGATGTTCGTGGCCTTGGACTGTTCTGGGCGATTGAATTGGTCAAAGACAAAAACACCCGTGAACCACTGGTGCCTTTCAACCCCACCCCAGAGGAAAATGCGCCGATGAATGCGCTCGTGGCGGAGTGTAAGAAGCGGGGCTTGTGGCCGCTGACGCATTTCAACCGGATGCATGTGGCACCACCGCTGACTATCAGCGCCGACGAACTTAACGCAGGCCTCGATATTATCGACCAGGCTCTTTCTTCAGTCTTCTAG
- the eccB gene encoding type VII secretion protein EccB, with amino-acid sequence MGITPTTKAQVSGHRFLWRRVEHGLVLGDVRMIHDPLSKRRRALLFGVAAAVLISLGSAALAVFKPAVDPGQAQVIRAESGQLYVRVDNQIYPVANLSSARLIVQEPVQPVKGGDAVLHKIPKAAPVGIADAPALFEKPGKSPKVLRSFACHLVKAPETRLDPRLDDVTVVVAEESFAHVGLKEMNPKQALLAQVGQRQYVVTQQGRRKLPDENSPEGRIVRRVLGIGPSTPRWFVRDELLDAVIAQPDLRFPQVDEVIRSSGRVFALKGGQLFPITDAQARLLEAMGVRARMQTPLHIADIQDGPEEVFHLPVEIPDFIQPEVYVPCIDSAGKVQLFVNKADKKQPQQVEQSAAPAQTQDTPSSGPPHATPMVADEHPLSFFGEPVRISGKSIARQFVGPGVAFAADTGSGIHIVGASGLRHRLETPETKDHVGLSQVHPMSWDILRLLPEGSELGRTAALQPLVPEVSTSP; translated from the coding sequence ATGGGAATTACTCCTACGACGAAAGCCCAGGTTTCTGGGCATAGGTTTTTGTGGCGCCGAGTGGAACATGGTTTAGTTCTCGGCGATGTCCGTATGATTCATGATCCGTTGAGCAAGCGTCGTCGTGCTTTGCTGTTCGGAGTGGCTGCTGCAGTGCTGATTAGTTTGGGTTCTGCCGCGTTGGCGGTGTTTAAACCCGCTGTTGATCCTGGCCAGGCGCAGGTGATCAGGGCTGAGAGCGGGCAGTTGTATGTCAGGGTGGATAATCAGATCTATCCGGTGGCGAATTTGAGTTCGGCGCGGCTGATTGTGCAGGAGCCAGTGCAGCCGGTCAAAGGTGGGGATGCGGTGTTGCATAAGATTCCGAAGGCAGCTCCGGTGGGGATTGCGGATGCCCCGGCGCTTTTTGAAAAGCCGGGAAAGTCGCCGAAGGTGTTGCGAAGTTTCGCATGTCATCTTGTGAAGGCACCTGAAACTCGACTGGATCCGCGCTTAGATGATGTCACTGTGGTGGTTGCGGAGGAGAGTTTCGCCCATGTGGGGTTGAAGGAGATGAACCCGAAGCAGGCGTTGTTGGCGCAGGTGGGGCAGCGTCAGTATGTGGTGACGCAGCAGGGTCGCCGAAAATTGCCGGATGAGAATAGCCCTGAGGGCCGTATTGTGCGCCGTGTGCTGGGTATCGGTCCGTCCACCCCACGCTGGTTTGTGCGTGATGAGCTTCTCGACGCCGTCATCGCGCAGCCTGACCTGCGATTCCCACAGGTGGATGAGGTGATTAGAAGCTCCGGTCGAGTATTTGCCCTCAAAGGTGGGCAGCTGTTTCCCATCACTGATGCCCAAGCCCGACTGCTGGAGGCGATGGGGGTGAGAGCGCGGATGCAAACCCCGTTGCACATTGCCGATATTCAGGATGGGCCCGAGGAAGTGTTCCATCTGCCGGTGGAAATTCCGGACTTTATCCAACCGGAGGTGTATGTGCCCTGTATTGATAGTGCGGGAAAGGTCCAGTTGTTTGTAAATAAAGCCGATAAGAAGCAACCCCAGCAAGTCGAACAATCCGCTGCACCAGCACAAACGCAAGATACGCCGTCATCAGGCCCTCCTCATGCGACACCGATGGTTGCCGATGAGCACCCGTTGAGTTTCTTTGGTGAGCCGGTGCGCATCTCGGGCAAGAGTATTGCGCGACAGTTCGTCGGACCTGGGGTGGCATTTGCTGCCGATACGGGTTCGGGTATTCATATTGTGGGTGCATCTGGGTTGCGGCACCGTTTGGAAACACCTGAGACGAAAGATCATGTGGGCTTGAGCCAAGTGCATCCTATGTCGTGGGATATTCTGCGTTTGTTACCTGAGGGTAGTGAATTGGGGCGCACTGCTGCATTGCAACCGTTGGTCCCTGAAGTTTCAACCTCCCCATGA